From Lolium perenne isolate Kyuss_39 chromosome 5, Kyuss_2.0, whole genome shotgun sequence, a single genomic window includes:
- the LOC127298937 gene encoding F-box protein At5g07610-like yields the protein MAAPGTAAGSSRSKHMIGRSLSPRTAMTGGSMDRLTDDILADIISRVPYKSTCCCKCVSTRCRDLITHPDHRAKMPQSLIGFFCESDDMARFPRKARHFINAFAQGCPPLVDPSLSFLPKHKNLHILDGCNGLLLCCLRDGTHTDEILHYVVCNPSTEKWVVVPTTDWSSSAEVYLAFDPAVSSHFHVCELVDCDAWHDDDTGIIGDIAAVVIYSSKTGVWSHKADAWSGSSITIPSGAKSVFFRGELHLCAYDNQLIAIDVEENDWKVIPLPARVTVSYDIYLSHGQLHFAHIGLSELSIWVLEDPSSEIWTLKCNISHLQLFGTEYSAYADDYDVI from the exons ATGGCAGCACCCGGCACGGCGGCTGGCTCCTCGCGCAGCAAGCACATG ATTGGCCGCTCCCTGTCTCCACGGACGGCGATGACGGGGGGCTCGATGGACAGGCTCACCGACGACATCCTCGCCGACATCATCTCGCGCGTGCCCTACAAGTCGACCTGCTGCTGCAAGTGCGTCTCCACGCGGTGCCGTGACCTCATCACCCACCCCGACCACCGCGCCAAGATGCCCCAGTCCCTCATCGGCTTCTTCTGTGAAAGCGATGACATGGCCCGCTTCCCAAGGAAGGCTCGCCATTTTATCAACGCGTTTGCGCAAGGCTGCCCTCCTCTTGTCGACCCCTCGCTATCCTTCCTGCCCAAACACAAGAATCTTCACATCTTGGACGGCTGCAACGGTCTCCTCCTCTGCTGCCTCAGGGATGGGACTCATACTGATGAGATCCTACATTACGTGGTGTGCAATCCCTCCACGGAGAAATGGGTGGTCGTGCCTACCACCGACTGGTCTAGCAGTGCGGAGGTTTACTTGGCGTTTGATCCGGCTGTCTCCTCCCACTTCCATGTGTGTGAGCTCGTAGACTGTGATGCTTGGCATGATGATGATACTGGAATTATTGGAGATATTGCAGCGGTGGTCATATACTCGTCCAAGACTGGAGTTTGGAGTCACAAGGCCGATGCTTGGAGCGGATCTAGTATTACTATACCCAGTGGTGCCAAAAGCGTCTTCTTTAGGGGGGAGCTGCATTTGTGTGCCTACGATAATCAGCTTATAGCCATTGATGTGGAGGAAAACGATTGGAAAGTCATTCCTCTTCCTGCAAGAGTTACCGTTTCTTATGACATTTATCTGTCACATGGTCAGTTGCACTTTGCACATATTGGTCTTTCTGAATTATCAATATGGGTTCTCGAGGACCCCAGTAGTGAAATTTGGACCTTGAAGTGCAATATCAGCCACTTGCAGCTCTTTGGGACAGAGTATTCAGCATATGCGGATGATTACGATGTTATCTAA